Part of the Leptotrichia hongkongensis genome is shown below.
TGATTTACCTGTATTTGAATAATTCCGTCAATTTTGCTTTCTACAGGGTCTTCTACCGTTATGATTTTTTTTCTTCCGTCATTTAACATATTTATTAAGGATTTTAAGGTTGTGGATTTCCCAGAGCCTGTCGGTCCGCTTACAAGTATCATTCCATACTTTCTAGTTAAAATCTCATTTAGCATTGCTATGCTTTGGTCTGAAAATCCTAGCGTTTTAAGGTTTATGTCTTCCAGATAATTTTCAAGAATACGCAGAACTATGCTTTCTCCGCCAATTGTTGGCATATAGGCGGCTCTTATGTCATATCGCTTATTAATATTTTTTATATTCAATAAAAAAGAAAAGCTGCCATCTTGTGGCTTTCTTTTCTCTGCAACATTCATTCCCGCCAAAATTTTTATTCTGGCAATAATTTCTGTAATATTTTTTTCAAGCACTTTTTTGTTTACGGATTCGTATAATTTTTCACTTTCCATAAGATATCCGTCAACTCGGTATTTTATTTCCATGCCTTCCAGCAAGTCAAATTTTATGTGAATATCGCTGGCACGCTCCTTAAATCCTGCTTTTACAATTTCATTTAAATAAGAAACTGTATCTTTTGATAACAAATTATTTTTTTTATTATCAGAAATATCCTTTAATTTTACTTTCTCAGTTATTTTTTCATTCATTGTCCTCAATTTCCCTTC
Proteins encoded:
- a CDS encoding GspE/PulE family protein, with product MNEKITEKVKLKDISDNKKNNLLSKDTVSYLNEIVKAGFKERASDIHIKFDLLEGMEIKYRVDGYLMESEKLYESVNKKVLEKNITEIIARIKILAGMNVAEKRKPQDGSFSFLLNIKNINKRYDIRAAYMPTIGGESIVLRILENYLEDINLKTLGFSDQSIAMLNEILTRKYGMILVSGPTGSGKSTTLKSLINMLNDGRKKIITVEDPVESKIDGIIQIQVNQSIGVTFAEVLKATLRNDPDIIVISEIRDEVTAEIAVRAALTGHLVISTIHTNDAVSTLIRLMDMGIPKYLILDSLIGVIGQRLVGKKCQKCMGEGCDECSSGYSGRISINELLVLNQDVRNILKEDNHLGSETKNKLKILNQKYQNQKCFIDFMEDADEKIEKNLISEKEKTSIIF